One genomic segment of Belonocnema kinseyi isolate 2016_QV_RU_SX_M_011 chromosome 2, B_treatae_v1, whole genome shotgun sequence includes these proteins:
- the LOC117168462 gene encoding uncharacterized protein LOC117168462 — MINYKGMKGRIYENRTGLCLLALLVSFFLDSQLVIAEPEPAVPGMIYTDSFIEDPEEMILLNRLRSIVRRKQETIEQERELTEEQIAIQAILDAKAQSQRGPHTLPEDFSIEDSETLPVPSAIFNHGPQHTGKRTSYMTLCHFKICNMGRKRQP, encoded by the exons ATGATAAACTACAAGGGAATGAAGGGAAGAATTTACGAAAATAGGACGGGCCTGTGTCTCCTGGCACTTTTGGTGTCCTTTTTTCTTGACAGTCAACTAGTCATTGCAGAACCGGAACCAGCTGTACCTGGCATGATTTACACAGACAGTTTCATTGAAGATCCAGAAGAAATG ATTCTTCTCAATAGATTGAGGAGTATAGTGAGGCGTAAACAGGAAACAATAGAGCAGGAAAGAGAACTGACGGAAGAGCAAATCGCCATTCAGGCGATACTCGATGCAAAAGCTCAAAGCCAAAGAGGCCCACATACGTTACCGGAAGACTTTTCCATTGAGGACTCTGAGACACTTCCTGTTCCAAGTGCCATATTTAACCACGGACCTCAACACACAGGAAAACGAACCAGCT ATATGACGCTCTGTCACTTCAAGATCTGCAATATGGGTCGGAAACGACAACCATAA